Proteins encoded within one genomic window of Haematobia irritans isolate KBUSLIRL chromosome 5, ASM5000362v1, whole genome shotgun sequence:
- the Jhbp10 gene encoding juvenile hormone binding protein 10, translating to MVFKHLCCSGFIFALLIQVSLAKLPPSIVPCHRDNPELEKCIIEAVENIRPLLATGDLGEGYQSPPLEPLYLDNIELGRGRQFEAVFSEMVVKGGSNFIINKLSANASNLSFDLVLTLPRLDFTGKYFMKFNVLLLNIQGRGNMRGYCENAKALVKIRGNRVPMSDGLEYVRFTRLPLKINIDVFKLHLDNLFNGDRVLGEVGNTIINDNQDLYLHEIIPGLERGLSKKFLDIANMMMANTTFDEMFPL from the exons ATGGTTTTCAAACATCTTTGCTGTTCCGGTTTCATATTTGCTCTTCTTATTCAAGTGTCTCTGGCAAAACTGC cTCCTTCTATCGTGCCCTGTCATCGTGATAATCCAGAATTGGAAAAATGTATTATAGAAGCTGTAGAAAATATACGACCCCTATTGGCAACAGGGGATTTGGGTGAAGGCTATCAATCTCCACCGCTGGAGCCACTCTATTTGGATAATATTGAATTGGGTCGTGGCCGACAATTTGAGGCTGTTTTCAGTGAGATGGTAGTCAAAGGAGGCAGTAATttcattattaataaattatc AGCAAATGCCTCTAATTTATCATTTGATTTGGTATTGACATTGCCAAGGTtagatttcactggaaaatattTCATGAAATTCAATGTTCTTCTATTGAACATTCAAGGGCGCGGTAATATGAGGGGCTATTGTG aaaatgcCAAAGCCTTGGTAAAAATTCGTGGTAATCGTGTACCCATGTCGGATGGTTTGGAATATGTCCGATTTACCCGTTTACCTTTGAAAATCAACATTGATGTCTTCAAACTTCATTTGGATAATCTCTTCAATGGTGATCGTGTTTTAGGTGAAGTCGGCAATACCATTATCAATGATAATCAAGATTTGTATTTGCATGAAATTATTCCTGGCCTAGAGCGTGGATTGTCGAAGAAATTTTTAGATATTGCCAATATGATGATGGCCAATACAACATTTGATGAAATGTTCCCTTTGTag